From the Osmerus eperlanus chromosome 19, fOsmEpe2.1, whole genome shotgun sequence genome, one window contains:
- the ska2 gene encoding spindle and kinetochore-associated protein 2 isoform X1, whose protein sequence is METAVDKLEAMFQKTEADMEYIEKRLRLDFLTNASENGTVEENPVKLLENLSAIKARHAALCAQVQEIEAEQKQSMDSIRAHLSTTVQLVQQLQHTADEEVPPLTEAEQLSTEFLGLTVKEDTAEVPVSIEVQAQEQPQSSSEFEELSETTLEAVPRSVRSNVKLAGLNAFHRQLHEHFSSRRNSGHLSLQKMKQLNMKVSDAKLKTLEHLGLVDLDKKGHVRLL, encoded by the exons TTCCAGAAGACTGAGGCCGACATGGAGTACATAGAAAAACGGCTGAGGCTGGACTTTCTAACCAACGCGTCGGAGAACGGTACCGTAGAA GAGAACCCAGTGAAGCTTCTGGAGAACCTGTCTGCCATCAAAGCCAGGCACGCGGCGCTGTGTGCACAGGTGCAGGAGATTGAGGCGGAGCAGAAGCAGTCCATGGACTCGATCAGGGCCCACCTCAGCACCACGGTGCAGCTGGTGCAGCAGCTCCAGCACACCGCAGACGAAGAG GTTCCGCCACTGACTGAGGCTGAACAGTTGTCAACCGAGTTCCTTGGTTTAACAGTCAAAGAAGACACTGCAGAG GTGCCCGTTTCAATAGAGGTCCAAGCCCAAGAGCAGCCACAGT CTTCTAGCGAGTTTGAGGAGCTCAGCGAAACCACGCTGGAGGCGGTCCCGCGGAGCGTCCGCTCCAACGTCAAGCTGGCCGGCCTCAACGCCTTCCACAGGCAGCTGCACGAGCACTTCTCCAGCAGAAGGAACAG TGGTCACCTCAGTCTACAAAAGATGAAGCAGTTGAATATGAAGGTTAGTGACGCCAAGCTGAAGACACTGGAACACCTTGGTCTTGTAGATCTGGACAAGAAGGGGCATGTTCGCCTGCTATGA
- the ska2 gene encoding spindle and kinetochore-associated protein 2 isoform X2: MEYIEKRLRLDFLTNASENGTVEENPVKLLENLSAIKARHAALCAQVQEIEAEQKQSMDSIRAHLSTTVQLVQQLQHTADEEVPPLTEAEQLSTEFLGLTVKEDTAEVPVSIEVQAQEQPQSSSEFEELSETTLEAVPRSVRSNVKLAGLNAFHRQLHEHFSSRRNSGHLSLQKMKQLNMKVSDAKLKTLEHLGLVDLDKKGHVRLL, translated from the exons ATGGAGTACATAGAAAAACGGCTGAGGCTGGACTTTCTAACCAACGCGTCGGAGAACGGTACCGTAGAA GAGAACCCAGTGAAGCTTCTGGAGAACCTGTCTGCCATCAAAGCCAGGCACGCGGCGCTGTGTGCACAGGTGCAGGAGATTGAGGCGGAGCAGAAGCAGTCCATGGACTCGATCAGGGCCCACCTCAGCACCACGGTGCAGCTGGTGCAGCAGCTCCAGCACACCGCAGACGAAGAG GTTCCGCCACTGACTGAGGCTGAACAGTTGTCAACCGAGTTCCTTGGTTTAACAGTCAAAGAAGACACTGCAGAG GTGCCCGTTTCAATAGAGGTCCAAGCCCAAGAGCAGCCACAGT CTTCTAGCGAGTTTGAGGAGCTCAGCGAAACCACGCTGGAGGCGGTCCCGCGGAGCGTCCGCTCCAACGTCAAGCTGGCCGGCCTCAACGCCTTCCACAGGCAGCTGCACGAGCACTTCTCCAGCAGAAGGAACAG TGGTCACCTCAGTCTACAAAAGATGAAGCAGTTGAATATGAAGGTTAGTGACGCCAAGCTGAAGACACTGGAACACCTTGGTCTTGTAGATCTGGACAAGAAGGGGCATGTTCGCCTGCTATGA